A stretch of Colletotrichum lupini chromosome 2, complete sequence DNA encodes these proteins:
- a CDS encoding WD repeat domain-containing protein encodes MSSDDEEFVVEGLELAADDPMRAFLPASFGKKTKEANIAAQIDRSRRVAEKPSTGASIEGSAGPPSADHREKKSDSDNDSDSDDSDSDDSEDGDDYPVSHELVLKTHERAVTTVTLDPAGGRLVSASLDCKINLHDFASMTPSTLRAFRSVDPWEVKSSAANAESHPIHHVEFNPLAGSVFLCVSAHPQAKIMSRDGDILTEFVKGDMYLRDMNNTKGHISEVTTGTWHPTDKNLCVTAGTDSTLRIWDINNKRSQRDVIVFKSKAAGSAGRTRMTAVAWGAPAQGGNNVLVAAALDGSLVMYSGSSPFSRPTAEIRDAHKADTWTGGVDISSDGRMVVTRGGDNTIKLWDTRKFKTPLVTVDHASTSDHFPMSNIRYSPNSTSILTGSATGDLHILNPGNLRAEYVTPITPGAPLITVDWHPKINQIITGSANGETHVLYSPTMSMRGAVEVMSRAPKKRHIDDDPSRTTDMTTGMSGDAIITPGSAMASRRNAGVTASGKSKDPRRPAVLEQTPFMRNQPDEKHIAENIPLAKMLHEDPREALLKYADAAKKDPMFTAAWQTTQPVTQYADVSDDEGEPDKKRVKR; translated from the coding sequence ATGAGCAGCGACGACGAAGAATTCGTAGTCGAAGGCCTCGAGTTGGCCGCAGACGATCCTATGCGCGCGTTCCTACCGGCGTCATTTGGAAAAAAGACAAAGGAAGCCAACATCGCCGCCCAGATCGATCGGAGCCGAAGAGTGGCAGAGAAGCCGTCGACGGGAGCTTCCATTGAGGGATCCGCAGGTCCGCCAAGTGCTGATCACAGAGAAAAGAAGTCCGACTCAGACAATGACAGTGACAGCGACGACTCCGATTCAGACGACTCCGAAGATGGCGACGACTACCCAGTCTCGCACGAATTGGTACTGAAAACCCACGAAAGAGCGGTTACCACAGTAACGCTGGACCCAGCAGGTGGAAGACTCGTGTCAGCCTCACTCGACTGCAAAATCAACTTGCACGACTTCGCGTCCATGACACCCAGTACTTTACGAGCATTTCGAAGCGTTGATCCATGGGAAGTGAAATCGTCTGCCGCGAATGCCGAGTCGCACCCGATCCACCACGTCGAGTTCAACCCCCTCGCTGGGAGCGTGTTTCTCTGCGTATCAGCACACCCGCAGGCAAAGATTATGTCGAGAGACGGCGACATTTTGACCGAATTTGTCAAGGGCGACATGTATCTCAGGGACATGAACAACACCAAGGGGCACATCTCAGAAGTAACCACAGGAACATGGCATCCGACCGACAAGAATCTCTGCGTGACTGCTGGCACCGACAGTACCCTGAGAATCTGGGATATCAACAACAAGCGCAGTCAGAGGGACGTGATTGTCTTCAAGTCCAAGGCGGCGGGATCTGCTGGGCGAACGAGGATGACGGCGGTTGCCTGGGGTGCGCCGGCACAAGGTGGCAACAATGTGTTGGTCGCGGCGGCATTAGACGGCTCGCTGGTTATGTACAGCGGCAGTAGCCCGTTCTCTCGGCCAACCGCAGAGATTCGAGACGCCCACAAAGCCGATACTTGGACCGGAGGTGTGGATATCTCCTCCGACGGCCGTATGGTCGTCACCCGCGGAGGTGACAATACGATCAAGTTGTGGGACACACGGAAGTTCAAGACGCCTCTTGTCACAGTGGACCATGCTTCGACGTCAGATCACTTCCCGATGAGCAACATCAGGTACTCTCCCAACTCGACCAGCATTTTGACAGGTTCCGCAACAGGCGACCTGCACATTCTGAATCCCGGAAATCTGAGAGCCGAATATGTCACACCAATTACACCCGGAGCACCTCTCATCACTGTTGACTGGCATCCCAAGATAAATCAGATTATCACGGGGTCTGCGAATGGCGAAACACATGTGCTTTACAGCCCGACAATGTCGATGCGGGGCGCTGTGGAAGTTATGTCACGAGCGCCAAAGAAGAGGCACATCGACGACGATCCGTCCCGAACGACGGATATGACAACGGGAATGTCTGGAGATGCTATCATCACACCAGGAAGCGCAATGGCTAGCCGCAGAAATGCGGGAGTCACAGCTTCAGGCAAGTCCAAGGATCCCAGAAGACCAGCAGTCTTGGAGCAAACGCCTTTCATGCGAAACCAGCCGGACGAAAAGCACATTGCAGAGAACATCCCTCTCGCCAAGATGCTTCACGAAGACCCCAGAGAGGCACTGCTGAAATATGCCGATGCTGCAAAGAAAGACCCAATGTTTACTGCGGCGTGGCAGACGACCCAGCCCGTCACTCAATACGCGGATGTGAGTGACGACGAAGGGGAGCCGGACAAGAAAAGGGTGAAGCGGTGA
- a CDS encoding SNF2 family domain-containing protein — MASVQAAPAVQLPGAGMATTTPQQAQEIFNKFKQMRESGVPNTDPEYIKAEQFVLSFQQQARMRQKQQQFLQHQQQQQQMQQQRQMQQAGGPNGAVNGSQPAQQHPQSTQPPTSSALSASALPAANSNAAAAAGSPSTAAPSSGPGAGQFNPQQLSLLRQQIHAFKLLTKNAGVPLQMQQAIFAQRERRKAIAAEAAALAASSTPATTSRDSAQPGINGSEAKPESTPEVQGPTFKTVRSPYGDDNLIRKSISHFDHTQRKNRKLIPGLFPTGVDFDQLQYERELIVFNRMRDRFAELRNTPANIAHWDTTKDDVELDDSAKVKAIIEMKSLGLYAKQKALRDKIGRSMMFYDNLAMTTNRSGYRRTKKMTVREARITEKLEKQQRDIRENREKKRHTDFLAAITQHRNEIQQTASSQRNKSTKLNKLMFAQHYNIEKEEQKRIERTAKQRLQALKANDEEAYLKLLDEAKDTRITHLLRQTDGFLRQLAASVKSQQRKALLEQTGEEEELPEEEEEESEPDEDDDDTSGRKIDYYAVAHRIKEEVTEQADILVGGKLKEYQVKGLQWMISLYNNNLNGILADEMGLGKTIQTISLITYLIERKKQDGPYLVIVPLSTLTNWTLEFEKWAPSVSKIVYKGPPLARKVHQDKIRQGRFQVLLTTYEYIIKDRPILSKIKWFHMIIDEGHRMKNQNSKLTTTIQQYYNTRFRLILTGTPLQNNLTELWAMLNFTLPTIFKSATTFDEWFNTPFANTGGQDKMELTEEEQILVIRRLHKVLRPFLLRRLKKDVEKDLPDKTEKVIKCKFSALQSKLYKQMVTHNRILVSDGQGGKAGARGLSNMIMQLRKLCNHPFVFDEVENLMNPMSISNDLLWRTAGKFELLDRVLPKYKATGHRVLMFFQMTAIMDIMEDYLRYRNLKYLRLDGTTKSDERSDLLREFNAPGSDYFMFLLSTRAGGLGLNLQTADTVIIYDSDWNPHQDLQAQDRAHRIGQKNEVRILRLISSNSVEEKILERARFKLDMDGKVIQAGRFDNKSTETDRDAMLRTLLESADMAETGDQDEMDDEELNLLLARSDDEVAVFQKLDEERKLDPTYGEAAGAKIKPRLLAEDELPEIYLGDGNPIEEEIETSLGRGARERTKVRYDDGLTEEQWLMAVDDDDDSPEAAAARKQARKDKRETNRLKRSAVANAADDSPPASRASTEEVETPKKRGRKGAAKNQEKRKAEEGDDEPPAKKRRGPQGRAKAVSVSVGSETPRVSAQQRQLLQANTRALFDGLMNLEVDDPEPPEEDDDESVAGKRIIIGPFLALPPKRDYADYYLIIQSPISMKQIETKIKKQQYHSLGDMRKDVDLMFRNCQTYNEEASLLYQDSLTLQKFFHEELQKALDKHAELQELESDGGKEGSVAPSASASVGTPQPATSTTRIKLISSASNGAKETNGASNGAQSDQE; from the exons ATGGCTTCAGTACAGGCTGCGCCTGCCGTCCAGCTTCCTGGCGCCGGCATGGCGACCACCACTCCTCAACAGGCTCAAGAGATTTTCAAT AAATTCAAGCAGATGAGGGAGAGCGGCGTCCCCAACACCGATCCCGAATACATCAAGGCCGAGCAGTTCGTCTTGTCCTTCCAACAACAAGCGCGTATGCGACAGAAGCAACAACAATTCCTCCAGCatcagcagcaacaacaacagATGCAACAGCAGCGACAGATGCAGCAGGCTGGTGGTCCCAACGGCGCTGTCAATGGCTCGCAGCCCGCCCAGCAGCACCCCCAGTCGACACAACCTCCTACATCAAGCGCGCTCAGCGCCTCGGCGCTTCCTGCAGCCAACTCAaatgctgccgccgccgctggatCCCCCTCGACAGCTGCTCCCTCCAGCGGCCCAGGTGCTGGCCAGTTCAACCCGCAACAATTGAGTTTGCTTAGACAACAGATCCACGCCTTCAAGCTATTGACCAAGAATGCTGGAGTTCCCCTACAGATGCAGCAAGCCATCTTTGCTCAGCGAGAGCGCAGGAAAGCCATCGCCGCCGAGGCTGCCGCGCTGGCAGCTTCATCAACACCCGCAACAACCAGTCGAGACTCTGCACAGCCCGGCATCAATGGGTCCGAAGCCAAGCCTGAATCTACTCCAGAGGTCCAAGGGCCCACCTTCAAGACCGTCAGGTCCCCTTACGGCGATGACAACCTGATTCGCAAGTCGATTAGCCATTTCGACCATACTCAACGGAAAAATCGCAAGCTTATCCCGGGATTGTTCCCCACTGGTGTCGACTTCGACCAGCTACAGTACGAGAGGGAGCTGATTGTGTTCAACCGCATGAGAGATCGGTTTGCCGAGCTCAGAAACACCCCAGCAAATATTGCTCACTGGGATACCACCAAGGACGACGTTGAACTGGATGACAGTGCAAAGGTCAAGGCGATCATTGAGATGAAGAGCCTCGGCTTGTACGCGAAGCAGAAGGCGCTGCGGGATAAGATTGGCCGCTCGATGATGTTCTATGACAACCTTGCAATGACGACCAACCGCTCCGGATACCGCCGCACAAAGAAGATGACGGTTCGCGAGGCCAGAATCACAGAGAAGCTTGAGAAGCAGCAGCGTGATATCCGGGAGAACCGCGAGAAGAAGAGGCACACTGACTTCTTGGCCGCCATTACTCAACACAGAAACGAGATTCAACAAACCGCATCAAGCCAGCGCAATAAGTCCACCAAACTCAATAAGCTCATGTTTGCCCAGCACTACAACATTGAAAAAGAAGAGCAAAAGAGGATTGAGCGTACTGCCAAGCAGCGTCTGCAGGCTCTTAAGGCCAACGATGAAGAGGCTTATCTCAAGTTGCTTGACGAAGCCAAGGACACCCGTATTACCCACCTTCTCAGACAGACCGACGGGTTCTTGCGGCAACTCGCTGCTTCCGTCAAGTCTCAGCAAAGGAAGGCCCTGTTGGAGCAGACTGGCGAAGAGGAGGAACTTccagaggaggaagaagaagagagcgAACCCGATGAGGATGACGACGACACAAGTGGACGAAAGATCGACTACTACGCCGTCGCCCATCGCATCAAGGAAGAGGTCACAGAACAGGCCGATATCCTGGTGGGTGGTAAGCTCAAGGAATACCAGGTCAAGGGTCTGCAGTGGATGATTTCCCTGTACAACAACAACCTGAACGGTATTCTTGCCGACGAGATGGGTCTCGGCAAGACTATTCAAACCATCAGTTTGATCACGTATCTCATCGAGCGCAAGAAGCAGGATGGCCCCTACCTGGTCATTGTACCCCTCAGTACTTTGACCAACTGGACACTCGAGTTCGAGAAATGGGCGCCTTCTGTGAGCAAGATTGTCTACAAGGGTCCTCCTCTGGCCAGAAAAGTGCACCAGGACAAGATCCGCCAAGGACGTTTCCAGGTGTTGCTCACGACATACGAGTACATTATTAAGGATCGCCCGATTCTCAGCAAGATCAAGTGGTTCCACATGATCATTGACGAAGGTCACCGTATGAAGAACCAGAACTCCAAGTTGACAACTACTATCCAGCAATACTACAACACCCGATTCCGTCTCATCTTGACTGGTACACCGCTCCAGAACAACCTTACGGAACTGTGGGCCATGCTCAACTTCACGCTACCGACCATTTTCAAGTCTGCGACAACCTTTGACGAGTGGTTCAACACACCTTTTGCCAACACTGGTGGACAAGACAAGATGGAACTCACGGAAGAAGAACAGATTCTCGTCATTCGTCGTCTGCACAAGGTGCTGCGTCCTTTCTTGCTCCGTCGTCTGAAGAAGGATGTCGAAAAGGATCTTCCGGACAAGACCGAGAAGGTCATCAAGTGCAAGTTCTCTGCTTTGCAATCCAAGCTTTACAAGCAGATGGTCACGCACAACAGGATCCTCGTCAGCGACGGACAGGGTGGCAAGGCTGGTGCTCGCGGCTTGAGCAACATGATTATGCAGCTTCGCAAGCTTTGCAACCATCCATTTGTGTTTGATGAGGTCGAGAATCTCATGAATCCTATGAGCATCAGTAACGACTTGCTATGGAGAACCGCTGGCAAGTTTGAGCTTCTCGACAGAGTCCTGCCCAAGTACAAGGCAACGGGCCATCGCGTTCTCATGTTCTTCCAAATGACGGCCATCATGGACATCATGGAGGACTACCTCAGATACCGCAACCTCAAGTATCTTCGTCTGGATGGTACAACCAAGTCAGATGAGCGTTCTGATTTGCTGCGCGAGTTCAATGCTCCCGGCTCAGACTACTTCATGTTCTTGTTGTCGACTCGTGCTGGTGGTCTTGGTCTGAACCTGCAGACTGCTGACACTGTCATCATCTACGACTCCGATTGGAATCCTCATCAAGATTTGCAGGCTCAGGATCGTGCTCATCGTATCGGACAGAAGAATGAGGTTCGAATTCTTCGCCTCATCAGTTCGAACTCGGTCGAAGAGAAGATCTTGGAAAGAGCCAGGTTCAAGCTTGACATGGACGGCAAGGTCATTCAAGCCGGTCGCTTCGACAACAAGTCGACAGAAACGGATCGTGATGCTATGCTGCGTACCCTTCTAGAAAGCGCCGACATGGCGGAGACTGGAGACCAGGACGAGATGGACGACGAGGAGCTGAACTTGCTCCTCGCTCGTAGCGACGATGAAGTGGCTGTTTTCCAGAAACTCGACGAGGAGCGGAAGCTAGACCCAACCTATGGCGAGGCAGCTGGAGCAAAGATTAAGCCTCGTCTCCTCGCGGAGGATGAACTTCCTGAGATCTACCTGGGTGATGGCAACCCGATTGAAGAGGAGATTGAGACAAGTCTTGGACGTGGAGCTCGTGAGCGGACTAAGGTTCGCTACGACGACGGTCTCACGGAAGAGCAGTGGCTCATGGCTgtcgacgatgacgacgactCACCAGAGGCGGCAGCAGCACGGAAGCAAGCTCGCAAAGACAAGCGGGAGACCAACAGGCTCAAGAGGTCCGCTGTGGCCAATGCTGCTGACGACTCTCCCCCTGCAAGTCGTGCCAGCACGGAGGAGGTGGAGACACCCAAGAAGAGAGGCCGTAAAGGAGCCGCGAAGAACCAAGAGAAGCGGAAGGCAGAAGAAGGGGACGATGAACCTCCGGCTAAGAAGCGTCGTGGCCCACAAGGTAGAGCCAAGGCGGTATCGGTCTCTGTTGGTTCCGAGACGCCGCGAGTGTCGGCTCAGCAACGCCAACTCCTGCAGGCAAACACGAGGGCTCTATTCGACGGACTCATGAACCTTGAGGTAGATGATCCGGAACCACCAGAAGAGGATGATGACGAGTCGGTTGCGGGCAAGCGAATCATCATTGGGCCCTTCCTTGCTCTACCACCCAAGCGCGACTACGCCGACTACTACTTGATCATCCAATCTCCTATTTCGATGAAGCAGATTGAGACCAAGATCAAGAAACAGCAGTACCACAGCCTCGGCGATATGCGCAAGGACGTCGACCTCATGTTCCGCAACTGCCAGACCTACAACGAGGAGGCATCGCTTCTCTACCAGGACTCTCTTACTCTCCAG AAATTCTTCCACGAAGAACTCCAAAAGGCTCTCGACAAGCATGCAGAGTTGCAAGAGCTGGAAAGCGACGGCGGCAAGGAGGGCTCAGTGGCGCCTAGCGCGAGTGCGAGCGTCGGAACCCCTCAACCAGCAACCTCCACCACGAGGATCAAGTTGATTTCTTCGGCCTCCAACGGCGCCAAAGAGACAAACGGAGCAAGCAACGGTGCGCAAAGCGACCAGGAGTAG